One genomic segment of Passer domesticus isolate bPasDom1 chromosome 21, bPasDom1.hap1, whole genome shotgun sequence includes these proteins:
- the TMEM161A gene encoding LOW QUALITY PROTEIN: transmembrane protein 161A (The sequence of the model RefSeq protein was modified relative to this genomic sequence to represent the inferred CDS: deleted 1 base in 1 codon): MAVMGVQLVVTLLAATLLHRLAPRCSFARWLLCNGSLYRYKHPTDEQLCALAGKQRPKGRRDRRAGGAAEDKPLSVPRDIDLQLDTSPITAVDALVLRYFLEYQWFVDFSVYAGAVYVFSEGYSCLASPAREGNLGVLWCLLTVLFCVKVFLTVMRHYFRSEEGGERSVCLTAAFLFLLLAMLALLVREDFLEFGLEAGLAGVSSNLEPILKPRGWEWTLPLARLAFKLGLVALGSLLGACLTFPGLRLAQTHLDALSMAAGKPLTRALLHVGFVAPVLVVLLWVRPLSRDFLLRPPLGKQTVQILSDASFDTLRLWAVVALSLLRLLGTRHHLQAYLGLAERWVRRMRRQAGRIPARDIQRQISRIYCYVSVVSLQYLGPVILTLHCTLLLKTLGHLSWGLYPASPAVSPAAPVAPPRPEGGRGPGRAGGGAGDLGGSWAASSPPPFFRGLFSFLTWWVAACQVVTSLFGLYFHQYLAAS, from the exons ATG GCGGTGATGGGGGTGCAGCTGGTGGTCACCCTGCTGGCCGCCACGCTGCTGCACAGGCTGGCCCCGCGCTGCTCCTTCGCCCGCTGGCTGCTCTGCAATGGCAG cctgTACAGGTACAAGCACCCCACGGACGAGCAGCTCTGCGCCCTGGCCGGGAAGCAGCGCCccaagggcaggagggacag GAgggccggcggggcggcagAGGACAAGCCCCTGTCGGTGCCCCGCGACATCGACCTGCAGCTGGACACCAGCCCCATCACGGCCGTGGACGCGCTGG TGCTGCGCTATTTCCTGGAGTACCAGTGGTTCGTGGATTTCTCCGTCTACGCGGGCGCCGTGTACGTGTTCAGCGAGGGCTACTCCTGCCTGGCCAGCCCGGCCCGCGAGGGCAACCTGGGCGTGCTCTGGTGCCTGCTCACCGTGCTCTTCTGCGT GAAGGTTTTCCTGACGGTGATGCGTCACTATTTCCGCTCGGAGGAGGGCGGGGAGCGCTCCGTGTGCCTCACGGCcgccttcctcttcctcctgctggccatgctggcCCTGCTGGTCCGCGAGGACTTCCTGGAGTTCGGCCTCGAGGCCG GGCTGGCCGGAGTCTCCTCTAACCTGGAGCCCATCCTGAAGCCACGGGGCTGGGAGTGGAC gctgccgctggccaggctggccttcaagctggggctggtggccctgggctccctgctgggcGCCTGCCTGACCTTCCCGGGGCTGCGCCTGGCTCAGACACACCTGGACGCCCTGAGCATGGCGGCTGGCAAGCCCCTGACACG GGCCCTGCTGCACGTGGGCTTCGTGGCTCCCGTGCTGGTGGTGCTGCTCTGGGTCCGGCCGCTGTCCCGGGATTTCCTGCTGCGG CCTCCGCTGGGCAAGCAGACCGTGCAGAT cctgtcGGACGCGTCCTTTGACACGCTGCGCCTCTGGGCCGTGGTGGCGCTGTCGCTGCTGCGGCTGCTGGGGACGCGCCACCACCTGCAGGCGTACCTGGGGCTGGCCGAGCGCTGGGTGCGCCGCATGCGGCGCCAGGCGGGGCGGATCCCGGCCCGCGACATCCAGCGGCAG ATCTCCAGGATTTACTGCTACGTGTCCGTGGTGAGCCTGCAGTACCTGGGGCCCGTGATCCTCACGCTGCACTGCACGCTGCTGCTCAAGACGCTGG GTCACCTCTCCTGGGGGCTGTACCCCGCGTCCCCCGCCGTGTCCCCAGCAGCGCCGGTGGCCCCGCCACGCCCCGAGGGGGGACGGGGACCGGGACGTGCAGGTGGTGGTGCAGGAGATCTCGGGGGGTCCTGGGCTGCATCTTCACCCCCCCCCTTCTTCCGAGGACTCTTCTCCTTCCTCACCTGGTGGGTGGCCGCCTGCCAGGTTGTCACCAGCCTCTTCGGCCTCTACTTCCACCAGTACCTGGCAGCGTCCTGA